The nucleotide sequence CAGCAAAAAGAGAAAGAAGATGCCCTCACTGAAGAACGTCTAAAAGTTGTAGAAGGAAATCTAAACAGAGTTGTTAAAGGAAAACAAACTAAAACTGTTGAGGGAAAACAAAAATATCTGGAAGAAAAAGTTAAAAAAGATGCCCTCTCCAAAAAACGTTTAAAAGTTGTAGAAGGAAGACTAAATAGAGTTGTTAAAGGAAAACAAACTAAAACTGTCGAGGGAAAACAAAAATATCTAGAAGAAAAAGTTAAAGCACAAAAAAAGGAAAGGCTTTCTGAAAAAGTAATCAAAGCTTATGAAGAAAAAGCTAAAAAAGAAAAAAACTAATCTATTTAGCAGATAAAACTATAAATTTAATTTATCCTATCAAATTTACTTTAATATTAAAGGTTTGATAGGATTTCTTACCAATTCTGTAACAAATCAATTAAAAAAGCGTTCTAATAGTTTATCAATCAAATCGAAAGTTATGTTAAAACGATTTTTTATTATATGTTCTGGATCAGATACTGATATTTTAGAACATTGTTCTAAAGGCGAACAAAATAAATATGCTGGTATTGGTGCTACTGTTTTTTTTACAGCACTCTTGGCTTTTATTGCATCTAGCTATGCCTTATACACCATTTTTGATAATCTTTTAACCTCAATCGTATTCGGATTTGTTTGGGGGTTACTTATTTTTAACCTTGATCGATACATTGTTTCTACAATTAAAAAACGAGACAATATAATTGATGAATTATTACAAGCTTCTCCTAGGATTATATTAGCAATTATTATTGCAATTGTTATTTCAAAACCTTTAGAGCTAAAGATTTTTGAGAAAGAGATCAATCAAGTATTATTAGAGCAAAAAAACGAACTCACACTTGCAAATAAGGAGCAAATTGCATTGCAATATACTCCACAAATTGAGGCACTTAATACAAATATTACTGAGCTTGAAACCGAAATTTCCACAAAAGAAGCTGAAGTTAATGCTTTATATGATGTTTATATTAGTGAAGCAGAAGGTACAGCTGGCACAAACATCTTAGGCAAAGGGCCTGTATATAAAGAAAAACGTGATAAACATGATGCTGCTTTAGCGGAATTACAACAACTCAAAACAACTAATGCAGAAAAGATATTAGCTACAGAAAATCAAATTGCATTATTACAAGCAGAATACACAGATAAAGTTGAAACTTCCCAACCTATAATTGATGGATTTGATGGTTTGATGGCCAGAGTAAATGCTTTAGGAGAACTACCATGGTTACCATCCTTTTTTATATTTTTACTATTTCTCGCTATCGAAACTTCTCCAATTTTCGCCAAGCTATTATCTCCAAAAGGTGAATACGACATAAAACTTATAGGAAGTGAAGAAGAATTAGCCACTTGGTCTAAACAAAATGCACATCAAAGAAGTGTTTTATTAAATGCAGACAATAATTTGAACGATCGCGTTTATGGGGATATTGGTGATGAAGAAGAATTGTATGCTTATAAAAAGAAAATGGCTAGTGATCTACTAAAATTACAAGCTGACGCTTTTTATAAAAAACAAAAAAGGTTGTTATAAAAACTCTAAGATTTAATCTTCTTTTAAAAAAGATTAAATTTTCTTAACGTATTTGGTAATGATTACAATTTGTGTCGGCCCTACTTTACCTTCAATATATTCAGCGTTTGTATGATCTAAAGAGATACGACGTACAGCTGTTCCTTGTTTAGCAACCATGCTTGATCCTTTTACTTTTAAATCTTTAATTAACACTACAGAATCTCCTGCTTGTAGTACAACACCGTTTACATCACGATGTATAACTTTATCTGTATCGTCTTCCCCTTCTCCTGTGGCTTTAGCCCATTCTAAAGTATCATCATCTAAATACATCATATCTAACAAATCTTGAGGCCAACCTTCCACTTTTAAACGATTTAACATACGCCAAGCTATAACTTGAACCGCACGATGTTCACTCCACATACTATCATTTAAACAGCGCCAGTGATTTACATCGATATTCTCTAGAGTATCTATCTGATTAATACAATTATTACAAGCATATAAATTATCATTCAAACCACCTCCTTGCTTTGGTAAAACCTGGTAGATATTTAAATTTTCAGTTGAAGCACATAATTCACATTTAGAATCACTTCGTTTTACTAACTCTCTTTCTAAACTCATTAAGTCGGCTGTTTTACAAACAAAAATAGCATAATCTCAAATAAGATTATGCTATTGTATATAAAAAGCTTTTTCTTTTTAAAGTTCTAAATTTAGTTTATTCATTACTTGACCTAAACTCAAATTTTGGTTCTCTGGTGCAGCTGCAAATTGTGATGGCACAATAACAATTCTAAATATTTGATTTTGAGTAAATGTTGCATCTAATGCATCAAAATCATCACTTTCTAGTATTAAATCTAGATCAAAAATATTAGCAGTATCATCGAAAATAAAATTAAATCTATATTGTGCAAAACCTGCATTATCAAAGAAAAAAGTACGTGGTAATGGTTCAAAAACATCTACACCTTCATTAGCAGTTGCCTCAGGGTCTAAAATAAAAACTAATGGTACATCAGATTCAAAAACATCTACATTACTAGGTACTACAATATTAACAGCAGCACTAAGTCCATCATTAGACACAAAATCTACATTGCTGACCTCAAATGTTTGTCCAATAGTATCAAAATCGACACCATCGTTAAAGTCATCATCATCAACACATGACATAAATAGAAACATAAAGCAGGTTGATATTAAAAAGAATTTTTTCATTTTATTAAGTTTTAGTATTATTTTTAATTTGTTATATCAAAGGTAATGCCAATTTTAATATTGTTCTTTTTAAAACTATTATTTTTCTAGTTTATTATAAAGGGTAAAGTCGTATTTCTTTCCCCAACCACGTTTGTAATTTATTATAAATTTTTTGCTGCTCTTTTTTAGAAAAATGTCTAATTCTTGTCCCATGATGACCACCTTTTAAAACCATTTTCAAAGCATCTACTTTTGGTTTCGGGTTTGGAGCGCAAGCTCTCCAAGTATCATACTCCCCATAAATATATAAAATATGATCTCCTTTACGCTCAACATATTTACGCACTTTTTTGATATAATTAGGGTTATAAGTAAGATCTACGTTTTTAGGAGCAAATCTAGTATTTGATGAACTCTTTACTACTTTAAGCAAATCTTCTACAGGAGAAAAGTCAAAACCATAATATCCCAATTCTCTAATATGTTGGTAAAATGAAGGCAATAAATTAAAATACGTCTTATCACTATAAAACTGTATACCAACAATTTTATTCATATAATCAAATAGTTCTTTTGGAGAAGCGTTTTCACTTGGAATTTCATCACAATTCCCTCCCCATTGCCAAAAAGAAAAAGAGAATTCTAAAGCAGCATACTCTAAAGCTTCTTCAATTGAAACTTCATTAAACTGTATCTGATTCTTTTTAGCATGAATATTAATTTCTTCTATTAAAGCTTCTCTATTTAACAATAAAGCTCTCTGAAACTGTTTTACTTTAGTTCTACATTCTGCAGATCCTACGCTATTAATATGTGCTGTAGTTCTTGGATCTTCTTGAGTATTTATTAAAGGTGCAACATAAGGTATTGCTACATCAATATCTTTAGGGTATTTGCTTTTATAGATTAAAACTGTTTCTCCTCCTTTACTTATTCCTGTCGAGATCCATTTGTTTTTATACAACGATTTTAATTTTAGTACTAATAAATGATAATCTTCAATTGCCTGATCATTAGTTAAATATTGCCAAGGTATGGGATCAGGTCTTGATGCGCCATAAAAACGATACTCAACCATTATCTGATTAGATTTTAAGAGTTTGCTTAATTCATAAGTTCTATAACGTGCATTATAGCCTTCCGTAACTAAAACTGTTGGTTGATTATAATCTGAATGAGACATGTATATATAGTGCTCAAAAGTGCCCGATTCTGGATTAGAGTGATCTAAAAGTTGTTTTATAATTACTTGATAAACTTGTTTAAAATGATCTTTAGTTTCTAATGCTTTAATTTTTGCTGTCGGAAATAATTCTTGTATTCTATTCTTAAAACTTACTGAACTAGTAGTATTTTGTGAGTTAACATAATATATAGAAACAATACTTAATAAGAGTATAGTAATAATACGTTTTAATGAATTCATAGTTACTATTTTTATGTTTTAAAGATACCCTAAGAGTAATTTTTTAATTTATACTATATTATCCAACAATAGTATAATTTTAATTAAAAATGAGTTAATATGTGATTAAAATTTAAGATTTAGCTACTTTTAGCTAATGGATAATATCACTCAAATAGACAATCATTTTATAGAAAAAAACACTGATTTTTCAGAATTAATTTCTGCTTTAAAAGAAGGGTTTTCATCTAATGAAACTATTATTCCGATGCGGCATCATCATGATTTCCCTAATCCTGAAGTAAATTCGGATTCTACATTATTATTAATGCCTGCTTGGAACCCTAGTAAAGTATCTGGAGTAAAAATTGTAACTGTAAGTCCTGAGAATGGGCAATTTGATTTACCTTCTATACAAGGTACATATATTTATTTTGATGCAATTAAAGGCACTATAAAAGCTATATTAGAAGCTAAGAGCTTAACAGTTAAACGTACTGCTGCAGCATCAGCTTTAGCATCTTCATATCTTTCAAAAAAAGATTCTTCTTCACTTTTAATGATTGGGACTGGTGCACTTTCAATTAATTTAATAAAAGCACACTCAAGTGTACGTCCTATTAAACAGGTATACATTTGGGGAAGGAATTTTGAGAAAGCCACTTCACTATGTAATCAATTAAAAAATG is from Flavobacteriaceae bacterium and encodes:
- a CDS encoding DUF4407 domain-containing protein gives rise to the protein MLKRFFIICSGSDTDILEHCSKGEQNKYAGIGATVFFTALLAFIASSYALYTIFDNLLTSIVFGFVWGLLIFNLDRYIVSTIKKRDNIIDELLQASPRIILAIIIAIVISKPLELKIFEKEINQVLLEQKNELTLANKEQIALQYTPQIEALNTNITELETEISTKEAEVNALYDVYISEAEGTAGTNILGKGPVYKEKRDKHDAALAELQQLKTTNAEKILATENQIALLQAEYTDKVETSQPIIDGFDGLMARVNALGELPWLPSFFIFLLFLAIETSPIFAKLLSPKGEYDIKLIGSEEELATWSKQNAHQRSVLLNADNNLNDRVYGDIGDEEELYAYKKKMASDLLKLQADAFYKKQKRLL
- a CDS encoding PhnA protein, with amino-acid sequence MSLERELVKRSDSKCELCASTENLNIYQVLPKQGGGLNDNLYACNNCINQIDTLENIDVNHWRCLNDSMWSEHRAVQVIAWRMLNRLKVEGWPQDLLDMMYLDDDTLEWAKATGEGEDDTDKVIHRDVNGVVLQAGDSVVLIKDLKVKGSSMVAKQGTAVRRISLDHTNAEYIEGKVGPTQIVIITKYVKKI
- a CDS encoding ornithine cyclodeaminase family protein, giving the protein MDNITQIDNHFIEKNTDFSELISALKEGFSSNETIIPMRHHHDFPNPEVNSDSTLLLMPAWNPSKVSGVKIVTVSPENGQFDLPSIQGTYIYFDAIKGTIKAILEAKSLTVKRTAAASALASSYLSKKDSSSLLMIGTGALSINLIKAHSSVRPIKQVYIWGRNFEKATSLCNQLKNEEFKCFPIKTIAERIGEVDIISSATLSKTPLVLGNYLKPGQHIDLVGAYKKDMREADDNVIIKSSIFVDTYEGGLKESGDIVIPLQNNILKKEDIKADLFELCSNTKEGRSNTKEITVFKSVGYALEDLVAASYYYNKYTNE